From Alienimonas californiensis, a single genomic window includes:
- a CDS encoding NADPH-dependent FMN reductase — protein sequence MYLVVSASLSPTSRSRLLAEACAARLTERGETVELLDLRTDPLPMCDGAAAYGHPNAVRAAQLVAEAQAVLFASPVYNYDVNAAAKNLVELTGRAWTGKTVGLLLAAGGHGSYMSALGLANSLMLDFRCLIIPRFVYALGEAFGETDADDPAEWGVTDDEIARRVHQLVDETLRVSRALSAAPTPTAIG from the coding sequence GTGTACCTCGTCGTCTCCGCCAGCCTCAGCCCGACCAGCCGCAGCCGGCTCCTCGCCGAGGCCTGTGCGGCCCGGCTGACGGAGCGGGGCGAGACGGTGGAGCTGCTCGACCTACGGACCGACCCGCTGCCGATGTGCGACGGGGCCGCCGCCTACGGCCACCCCAACGCGGTGCGGGCCGCGCAACTGGTCGCGGAGGCGCAGGCCGTGCTGTTCGCCTCCCCCGTCTATAACTACGACGTCAACGCCGCCGCGAAGAACCTCGTGGAACTGACGGGCAGGGCGTGGACGGGCAAGACGGTCGGCCTGCTGCTGGCCGCCGGCGGGCACGGCAGCTACATGAGCGCCCTGGGGCTGGCGAACAGCCTGATGCTCGATTTTCGCTGCCTGATCATCCCGCGGTTCGTCTACGCCTTGGGGGAGGCGTTCGGCGAAACCGATGCGGACGACCCGGCCGAATGGGGCGTCACCGACGACGAAATCGCCCGCCGCGTGCACCAACTGGTCGACGAAACGCTCCGCGTCAGCCGGGCGCTCTCCGCCGCCCCAACCCCGACCGCGATCGGTTGA
- a CDS encoding caspase family protein produces MSPRIPIPILAVALCWGVPWGTECQGQERLDWQTAMTFPRVKTDHLGTTRTNDVVTRLRAEGCPCGCGMKLAQCLVDDPNCTHSPPAAKAVVDAVWATPRLHVLAIADKFDKSIGVDCAADRLLFLGLIEDSVDNRLIEVEEFSERSARWKERMTAEHVLARIGSLKVAPHDSVLFYYSGHGAYTDRAGHLFHMPHGDTKLKRSTVLAALTKHNARLTVLLSDTCYTRWTGKEPGVAARVWNERTRPLMRSLFFESTGVVDVTSSEKDEFSMVYPNRAGSLFTGSLQRVVEANLDKPLTWQAVFQAVRTDTQRQFTHFNPGGVPNGAGVQTTQTPLALQLAQRAPR; encoded by the coding sequence ATGTCGCCTCGCATCCCGATTCCGATCCTCGCCGTCGCACTCTGTTGGGGCGTTCCGTGGGGAACGGAGTGCCAAGGTCAGGAGCGGCTCGACTGGCAGACGGCGATGACGTTTCCCCGGGTGAAGACGGATCACCTCGGGACGACGCGGACGAACGACGTCGTCACCCGATTGCGGGCTGAAGGCTGCCCGTGCGGGTGCGGGATGAAGCTCGCCCAGTGCCTGGTCGACGACCCAAACTGCACCCACAGCCCGCCGGCGGCCAAGGCGGTCGTCGACGCCGTCTGGGCGACGCCGCGGCTGCACGTGTTGGCGATCGCGGACAAGTTCGACAAATCGATCGGCGTGGACTGCGCCGCCGACCGCCTGCTTTTCCTCGGCCTGATCGAGGACAGCGTCGACAATCGCCTGATCGAGGTCGAGGAGTTCTCCGAGCGGTCCGCCCGTTGGAAGGAGCGGATGACGGCGGAGCACGTGCTGGCCCGGATCGGCTCGCTGAAGGTCGCCCCGCACGACTCGGTGCTGTTCTACTACTCCGGCCACGGCGCCTATACCGACCGGGCCGGGCACCTGTTCCACATGCCCCACGGGGACACGAAGTTGAAGCGCTCGACCGTGCTGGCGGCGCTGACGAAGCACAACGCCCGGCTGACCGTGTTGCTGTCGGACACCTGCTACACCCGCTGGACCGGCAAGGAACCGGGCGTCGCGGCCCGTGTCTGGAACGAGCGGACCCGGCCGCTGATGCGGTCGCTGTTCTTCGAGTCGACCGGGGTGGTGGACGTCACCTCCAGCGAGAAAGACGAGTTCTCGATGGTCTATCCGAACCGGGCGGGCTCGTTGTTTACGGGGTCCTTGCAGCGGGTCGTCGAGGCGAACCTCGACAAGCCGTTGACCTGGCAGGCGGTGTTCCAGGCCGTCCGGACGGACACGCAACGCCAGTTCACCCACTTCAACCCGGGCGGGGTGCCGAACGGCGCCGGCGTGCAGACCACGCAGACGCCCCTGGCCCTGCAACTCGCTCAGCGGGCGCCCCGGTAG
- a CDS encoding helix-turn-helix domain-containing protein encodes MAAKKYLSLEEAAERLSMPSEKLNKLRADGELRGFADRGTWKFKADDIEEYGRSLQVSSDPDVPLLDDPDFDLRDDDAPRRGGGGGSALGGESLEIRMPGQQDDDIGLADEPTIVRGGPGDTDVTDSDVRLTVDSGVGDLRDTDSRDTGSGPIDLSDSDSDVRLISDESSVLLGGGGSDSDVRLIADDSAALSADDDDSDVALVSDSDSRRPGGSSAVGSSVLDDDQPVGGFDEDSQLTLGADSGIMLESPLDSGIALEGTSGVHIGDDDDSGLSLADDDDDSDVSLADDSSGIALVDDSDVSLSDVDSADASSAIALDDFNGGDDGSSIILLGDDSGIALSGDSGPLMADSGVADSGIALDFLNEDDSPSTTKSLAAAGAGAGAAAAAARAGATEADLEAMDDEGYSVADDEEGGADTSVILFEDDDEDDFDDPIEAPAGGNTSQFELEEDFDEFESDSSGSVASAEILAEDDDEDLDVFEASDADFEDDEFESGASRSEFAPAGYARAPEPEFDAVTVSLLGAGTLLLLLVGVLSFDLVRSMWGVNEPGVFSQTILDSIGKSLY; translated from the coding sequence ATGGCCGCCAAGAAGTACCTGTCGCTCGAAGAGGCGGCCGAGCGCCTCTCGATGCCCTCCGAAAAGCTCAACAAGCTGCGGGCCGACGGCGAGCTCCGCGGCTTCGCCGATCGCGGCACCTGGAAATTCAAAGCGGACGACATCGAGGAGTACGGCCGCTCCCTCCAGGTCTCCAGCGATCCCGACGTCCCCCTGCTGGACGATCCCGATTTCGACCTGAGAGACGACGACGCCCCGAGGCGGGGCGGCGGGGGCGGCTCCGCCCTCGGCGGCGAATCGCTGGAGATTCGCATGCCCGGCCAGCAGGACGACGACATCGGCCTCGCCGACGAGCCCACGATCGTCCGCGGCGGCCCCGGCGATACCGACGTGACCGACAGCGACGTTCGCCTGACCGTCGACAGCGGCGTCGGCGACCTCCGCGACACGGATTCCCGGGACACCGGCAGCGGCCCGATCGATCTGTCCGATTCCGACAGCGACGTCCGCCTGATCAGCGACGAATCCAGCGTGCTGCTGGGCGGCGGCGGCAGCGACAGCGACGTGCGACTGATCGCCGACGACAGCGCCGCCCTCTCCGCGGACGACGACGACAGCGACGTGGCGTTGGTTTCCGATTCCGACTCCCGCCGCCCCGGCGGCTCCAGCGCCGTCGGCTCCAGCGTGCTGGACGACGATCAGCCGGTCGGCGGATTCGACGAGGACAGCCAACTGACCCTCGGGGCCGACAGCGGCATCATGCTGGAAAGCCCGCTGGACAGCGGCATCGCCCTGGAGGGAACCAGCGGCGTGCATATCGGGGACGACGACGACAGCGGCCTCAGCCTTGCGGACGACGACGACGATAGCGACGTCTCCCTCGCCGACGACAGCAGCGGCATCGCCCTGGTCGACGACAGCGACGTCTCGCTGTCCGACGTCGATTCCGCCGACGCCTCCAGCGCCATCGCCCTGGACGACTTCAACGGCGGGGACGACGGCTCCAGCATCATCCTGCTGGGCGACGACAGCGGCATCGCCCTGTCCGGCGACAGCGGCCCCCTGATGGCCGACAGCGGCGTCGCCGACAGCGGCATCGCCCTCGACTTCCTCAACGAAGACGACTCCCCCTCGACCACCAAGTCCCTCGCCGCCGCCGGGGCCGGCGCCGGCGCCGCCGCGGCGGCCGCCCGCGCCGGCGCCACCGAGGCGGATCTGGAAGCGATGGACGACGAGGGCTACTCCGTCGCCGACGACGAAGAAGGCGGGGCCGACACCTCCGTCATCCTGTTCGAGGACGACGACGAAGACGACTTCGACGACCCGATCGAAGCCCCCGCCGGCGGGAACACCAGCCAGTTCGAACTGGAGGAAGACTTCGACGAGTTCGAGTCCGATTCCTCCGGCAGCGTCGCCTCGGCGGAGATCCTCGCCGAGGACGACGACGAGGATCTGGACGTCTTCGAAGCCTCCGACGCCGACTTTGAGGACGACGAGTTCGAAAGCGGCGCCAGCCGTTCCGAGTTCGCCCCCGCCGGCTACGCCCGCGCTCCCGAACCGGAGTTCGACGCCGTCACCGTCAGCCTGCTGGGCGCCGGCACCCTGTTGCTGCTGTTGGTGGGCGTGCTCTCCTTCGACCTCGTCCGCAGCATGTGGGGCGTCAACGAGCCCGGCGTGTTCAGCCAGACGATCCTGGATTCGATTGGCAAGTCGCTGTATTGA
- the pstA gene encoding phosphate ABC transporter permease PstA, giving the protein MNHRPAPAALPARRVRGGPARSVVAGGEPAVWLSGAALIICLVMIFGLLGLILWNGVGTFWPGHLVQVSLRNGDVLLGEPYGTETYELRRASMALLPDEARAAALAAFPEGEDAIDAVRVLLRTDNRRESGSTFTYVNAFEVAPGSRTEPEWAVVLERADQGRFLGEPVRLISPEGTFEGPAEAWAAFERLRPAALERNERAEELEDAIAASGPALNEARLRVRSAEMRTGVEGRSLAEALARSNLSEAERGRLEAELEEKPEPLRGAVAAFAEAGRRHALLNAPRGQEMAELAAQNAAERLVMRTAAGREVEIETAEVVRGYRANALSWWGRLGVYLSRWWEFLSEEPRQAGTAGGVWPAIWGTVTMTLVMTVAVVPFGVLAALYLREYAAQGLVVSAVRVAVNNLAGVPSIVFGVFGLGFFCYLIGGGVDQLFYAERLPDPTFGKGGLLWASLTLALLTLPVVIVATEEALSAVPNSMREGSYACGASKWQTIRRIVLPRALPGILTGTILAVARGAGEVAPLMLVGAVNTAPALPVDFEPPFVHPSRSFMHLGFHIYDLGFQAPDGDAARPMVYTTMLLLIALVAVLNLAAMWLRARLRRRYVSASF; this is encoded by the coding sequence TTGAACCACCGCCCCGCCCCCGCCGCCCTCCCTGCCCGCCGCGTGCGGGGCGGGCCGGCGCGCAGCGTGGTCGCGGGCGGCGAGCCGGCGGTCTGGCTGTCCGGAGCGGCGCTGATCATCTGCCTGGTGATGATCTTCGGGCTGCTGGGCCTGATCCTGTGGAACGGCGTCGGCACCTTCTGGCCGGGCCATCTGGTGCAGGTCTCGCTGCGGAACGGCGACGTCCTGCTGGGCGAGCCCTACGGCACGGAGACCTACGAACTGCGGCGGGCCTCCATGGCCCTGTTGCCGGACGAGGCCCGGGCCGCCGCCCTCGCCGCGTTCCCAGAGGGCGAGGACGCCATCGACGCCGTCCGCGTGCTGCTCCGCACCGACAACCGCCGCGAGTCCGGCTCCACGTTCACCTACGTCAACGCCTTCGAGGTCGCCCCCGGGTCGCGGACCGAACCGGAGTGGGCCGTCGTGCTGGAACGTGCCGATCAGGGACGGTTCCTCGGCGAACCGGTGCGGCTCATCTCCCCGGAGGGCACGTTCGAGGGCCCGGCGGAGGCCTGGGCGGCCTTCGAGCGGCTTCGCCCCGCGGCGCTGGAACGGAACGAACGGGCCGAGGAGTTGGAGGACGCGATCGCCGCCAGCGGACCGGCGCTCAACGAGGCCCGGCTGCGGGTGCGGTCCGCGGAGATGCGCACCGGCGTCGAGGGCCGTTCGCTCGCCGAAGCCCTCGCCCGGTCGAACCTCTCCGAGGCAGAGCGGGGCCGGTTGGAGGCGGAGCTTGAGGAGAAGCCCGAACCGCTCCGCGGGGCGGTGGCTGCCTTCGCCGAGGCCGGACGGCGTCACGCCCTGCTGAACGCTCCCCGGGGGCAGGAGATGGCGGAACTCGCCGCTCAGAACGCCGCGGAACGCCTCGTGATGCGCACCGCGGCCGGCCGGGAGGTGGAGATCGAAACGGCCGAGGTCGTCCGCGGTTACCGGGCGAATGCCCTGTCTTGGTGGGGGCGGCTGGGGGTCTACCTGTCGCGGTGGTGGGAGTTCCTCAGCGAGGAGCCCCGGCAGGCCGGCACCGCCGGCGGCGTGTGGCCGGCGATCTGGGGGACCGTGACGATGACGCTGGTGATGACCGTCGCCGTGGTGCCGTTCGGCGTGCTGGCGGCGCTCTATCTGCGGGAGTACGCCGCGCAGGGGCTGGTCGTCTCGGCGGTGCGGGTCGCGGTGAACAATCTCGCCGGCGTCCCGAGCATCGTGTTCGGCGTCTTCGGGCTGGGGTTCTTCTGCTACCTGATCGGCGGCGGCGTGGACCAACTCTTCTACGCGGAGCGCCTGCCGGACCCGACGTTCGGCAAAGGCGGGCTGCTGTGGGCCAGTTTGACCCTCGCCCTGCTGACGCTGCCGGTGGTGATCGTGGCGACCGAGGAGGCCCTCTCCGCGGTGCCCAACAGCATGCGGGAAGGGAGCTACGCCTGCGGGGCGAGCAAGTGGCAGACGATCCGCCGCATCGTGCTGCCCCGGGCGCTGCCGGGCATTCTGACGGGGACGATCCTCGCGGTGGCCCGCGGGGCGGGGGAGGTCGCCCCGCTGATGCTGGTCGGCGCCGTGAACACCGCCCCGGCGCTGCCGGTGGACTTCGAGCCGCCCTTCGTGCACCCCTCCCGCAGCTTCATGCACCTCGGCTTTCACATCTACGACCTCGGCTTTCAGGCCCCGGACGGCGACGCCGCCCGGCCGATGGTCTACACGACCATGCTGTTGCTGATTGCTCTGGTCGCCGTGCTGAACCTGGCGGCGATGTGGCTGCGGGCGCGATTGCGGCGCCGGTACGTCTCCGCGTCCTTCTAG
- the pstB gene encoding phosphate ABC transporter ATP-binding protein PstB, with the protein MAAIARGEVVPAEVHPELDDEEHVLRVQNLRLWYGAKQALFDVSLDVPKGQVTAMIGPSGCGKSTLLRCVNRMNDLLDIVRIEGDMTLNGDSIYDRSVDVIELRKRMGMVFQKPNPFPMSIYENVVYPLRIDGERDRRVLDEVCERSLRGAALWDEVKDRLQESALGMSGGQQQRLCIARAIAAEPEVLLLDEPCSALDPIATGKVEDLIQRLKGEYSVLIVTHNMQQASRISEYTAFMYLGRLMEYGPTEAIFTNPKLEETNSYVTGRFG; encoded by the coding sequence ATGGCGGCGATCGCCCGCGGCGAGGTCGTCCCGGCCGAGGTGCACCCGGAATTGGACGACGAGGAGCACGTCCTCCGGGTGCAGAACCTCCGGCTGTGGTACGGGGCGAAGCAGGCGTTGTTCGACGTCAGCCTCGACGTGCCGAAGGGGCAGGTGACGGCGATGATCGGCCCGTCCGGTTGCGGGAAGAGCACCCTGCTGCGGTGCGTAAACCGCATGAACGACTTATTGGATATCGTCCGGATCGAGGGGGACATGACCCTCAACGGCGACAGCATCTACGACCGCAGCGTGGACGTCATCGAACTCCGCAAGCGGATGGGCATGGTCTTCCAGAAGCCCAACCCGTTCCCGATGAGCATTTATGAAAACGTCGTCTATCCCCTCCGCATCGACGGCGAGCGGGACCGCCGGGTGCTGGACGAGGTCTGCGAACGCAGCCTCCGCGGCGCCGCGTTGTGGGACGAGGTGAAGGACCGTCTGCAGGAGTCGGCCCTCGGGATGTCCGGCGGTCAGCAGCAGCGGCTGTGCATCGCCCGCGCCATCGCCGCGGAGCCGGAAGTGTTGTTGCTGGACGAGCCCTGTTCGGCCTTGGATCCGATCGCCACCGGCAAGGTGGAGGACCTGATCCAGCGCCTGAAGGGCGAATACAGCGTGCTGATCGTCACCCACAACATGCAGCAGGCCAGCCGCATCAGCGAGTACACGGCCTTCATGTACCTCGGCCGACTGATGGAGTACGGGCCGACGGAGGCGATCTTCACCAACCCGAAGCTGGAAGAGACGAACAGCTACGTGACCGGCCGCTTCGGCTGA
- a CDS encoding ABC transporter permease subunit, with protein MTQSAPAAGASFTGRRRNRKTKASVRWADRIASGLISVGGIGTILAIFGVGLVLVWQVVPLFLPGELETPTTLTGGATPRTATADAPVIEPADGVIPTDGTGDAGTAGVAAAGGPAANPGAPDRFAVDEFAVAAATVAADGTVVALDARTGQRLGSKRLSEQAPTAVTAAPDGAMVAVGYADGTIRLGQMRFDSAFRSAEALPAAVRTLGEGETAPVPTEDDAAVAAVAEATRGGRFRVQTVIAALDEEVYSLGEGPVRALGVYESRSGPAVAGWVEGEGLKFLPFRRSGSTLTPRDVAALQIPAGADVPDGSPAFVRIGARASEALAAWPDGRAVRFNTRNARSPQFSEALRLVEAGRTLTALEWAVGRGTLLVGDDAGVTTGWFPSRGDAAGGARSLTAAKRYPDGPAGVTAIGPSPVDRLAAIGYADGTARVIQTTVENVVGETELDGPASAVTITPRSDRSFLYALSAAAGPQGSDAGLSRAAFDAGAADATLASLFLPVWYEGGPGPEAKWQSTSSGVGFEPKYGMWPLIFGTLKATFYSMLFAAPLGILAAIYTGEYLTKPVRAKVKPAVEVMAGLPSVVLGFLAAVAFAPFVERYLVSALCGFVTVPVAVLLGAYIWEALPQPFTLRYRRWRLAACAVCLPLGVWAAHAAAPVVEELLFAGDVKFWLDGRIGTPVGAWMFLTLPLAVLAVGLGSAYGATPKLVRRARGWKRGRFAWLRVGTFLGSVALTLGLAWGVAWGLSAAGELLAGSPWDPRGEIVDTYQQRNAVVVGFAMAFTIIPIVYTLADDALSSVPDSLRSASLGAGATTWQTTVRVVVPAAMSGLFSALMVGLGRAVGETMIVLMAAGGTAITEVNPFNGFRTLAVNIATEIPEAARGTTHYRTLFLAALLLFGMTFIVNTAAETVRLRFRKRVSQI; from the coding sequence ATGACACAGTCCGCTCCCGCCGCCGGCGCCTCGTTCACGGGGCGCCGGCGGAATCGCAAAACGAAAGCCTCCGTCCGCTGGGCGGACCGGATCGCCTCGGGTCTGATCTCCGTCGGCGGGATCGGCACGATCCTGGCGATCTTCGGCGTGGGGTTGGTGCTCGTCTGGCAGGTCGTGCCCCTGTTCCTGCCGGGCGAACTGGAGACCCCCACCACGCTGACCGGCGGCGCCACGCCCCGGACCGCGACCGCCGACGCGCCCGTCATCGAACCCGCCGACGGCGTGATCCCGACGGACGGCACTGGTGACGCCGGCACTGCGGGGGTCGCCGCCGCGGGAGGCCCCGCTGCGAACCCCGGGGCTCCGGACCGATTCGCCGTGGACGAATTCGCCGTGGCCGCCGCCACCGTCGCCGCCGACGGGACCGTGGTCGCGCTCGACGCCCGCACTGGGCAGCGGCTGGGTTCAAAACGACTGTCGGAACAGGCCCCGACCGCCGTCACCGCCGCTCCGGACGGGGCGATGGTGGCCGTGGGTTACGCGGACGGCACGATCCGGCTGGGTCAGATGCGGTTCGACTCCGCGTTCCGCTCCGCCGAGGCGCTGCCTGCGGCGGTGCGGACGCTGGGCGAGGGGGAAACGGCGCCCGTGCCGACGGAGGATGACGCCGCGGTCGCCGCCGTCGCTGAGGCGACCCGCGGCGGCCGGTTCCGCGTGCAGACCGTGATCGCGGCACTGGACGAGGAGGTCTATTCCTTGGGCGAGGGCCCGGTGCGGGCGCTGGGCGTGTACGAGTCCCGCAGCGGCCCGGCGGTCGCCGGCTGGGTGGAGGGGGAGGGGCTGAAGTTCCTGCCGTTCCGCCGCTCCGGTTCGACCCTCACGCCGCGCGACGTGGCCGCCCTGCAGATCCCCGCCGGCGCCGACGTGCCGGACGGCTCGCCGGCGTTCGTGCGGATCGGGGCGCGGGCGTCCGAGGCGCTCGCCGCGTGGCCGGACGGCCGGGCGGTGCGGTTCAACACCCGCAACGCCCGCAGCCCGCAGTTCTCCGAGGCCCTCCGATTGGTCGAGGCCGGCCGCACGCTGACGGCGCTGGAATGGGCCGTCGGCCGCGGCACACTGCTGGTCGGCGACGACGCCGGCGTGACGACGGGCTGGTTTCCCTCCCGCGGCGACGCCGCCGGCGGGGCGCGCTCCCTGACCGCCGCCAAGCGTTATCCCGACGGCCCGGCGGGCGTGACGGCGATCGGCCCCAGCCCGGTCGATCGGCTGGCCGCGATCGGCTACGCCGACGGCACCGCCCGCGTGATTCAGACCACGGTGGAAAACGTCGTCGGCGAGACGGAACTCGACGGCCCGGCGAGTGCCGTGACGATCACGCCGCGCTCGGACCGTTCCTTCCTCTACGCCCTGTCGGCGGCGGCCGGTCCCCAGGGGTCGGACGCGGGGCTGAGCCGGGCGGCGTTCGACGCCGGGGCGGCGGACGCGACGCTGGCGAGCCTGTTCCTGCCGGTCTGGTACGAGGGCGGTCCCGGCCCGGAGGCGAAGTGGCAGAGCACCAGTTCCGGCGTCGGTTTCGAGCCGAAGTACGGCATGTGGCCGCTGATCTTCGGCACGCTCAAGGCGACCTTCTACAGCATGCTGTTCGCCGCCCCGCTGGGGATTCTCGCGGCGATCTACACCGGCGAGTATCTGACGAAGCCGGTCCGGGCGAAGGTGAAGCCCGCCGTCGAGGTGATGGCCGGCCTGCCGAGCGTCGTGCTGGGCTTCCTGGCGGCGGTGGCGTTCGCCCCGTTCGTGGAGCGGTACCTCGTGTCGGCGCTGTGCGGGTTCGTGACCGTGCCGGTCGCCGTGCTGCTGGGGGCCTACATCTGGGAGGCTTTGCCGCAGCCGTTCACCCTGCGGTATCGCCGCTGGCGGTTGGCGGCCTGCGCGGTGTGCCTGCCGCTGGGCGTGTGGGCGGCGCACGCGGCGGCTCCCGTCGTGGAGGAGCTTTTGTTCGCCGGGGACGTGAAGTTCTGGCTGGACGGCCGCATCGGCACGCCGGTGGGAGCCTGGATGTTTCTCACGCTGCCGCTGGCGGTGTTGGCGGTCGGGCTGGGCTCGGCCTACGGGGCCACGCCGAAGTTGGTGCGGCGGGCGCGGGGCTGGAAACGGGGCCGGTTCGCCTGGCTGCGGGTGGGGACGTTCCTCGGCAGCGTGGCGCTGACGCTCGGGCTGGCCTGGGGCGTGGCCTGGGGGCTGTCGGCGGCGGGCGAGTTGCTGGCCGGTTCGCCCTGGGATCCGCGGGGGGAGATCGTCGACACCTACCAGCAGCGGAACGCCGTCGTGGTGGGCTTCGCGATGGCCTTCACCATCATCCCGATCGTGTACACGCTGGCGGACGACGCCCTCAGCAGCGTGCCGGACAGCCTCCGCAGCGCCAGCCTCGGCGCCGGGGCGACCACCTGGCAGACGACCGTGCGGGTCGTGGTGCCCGCGGCGATGAGCGGGTTGTTCAGCGCGTTGATGGTCGGCTTGGGCCGGGCGGTGGGAGAGACGATGATCGTGTTGATGGCGGCCGGCGGCACGGCGATCACGGAGGTGAACCCCTTCAACGGCTTCCGCACGCTGGCGGTGAACATCGCCACCGAGATCCCCGAGGCCGCCCGCGGCACCACGCACTACCGCACGCTGTTCCTCGCCGCCCTGCTGCTGTTCGGGATGACCTTCATCGTGAACACCGCCGCCGAGACGGTGCGGTTGCGGTTCCGCAAACGCGTCTCGCAGATTTGA
- the ettA gene encoding energy-dependent translational throttle protein EttA, protein MSQQYIYQIENLTKVYDDKEVLKDVSLAFYPGAKIGVLGVNGAGKSTLLRIMSGEDRDFDGEAGLMMKDVTVGYFKQEPDLDGSLTVAETIEQAVAEQRAVLDRFNDLNMKLGEDLSPKEMEKTLKELDQVQTRIDAENLWEIDRSLDMAKDALRVPPDDALIEPLSGGEKRRVYLAQLLLSSPDLLLLDEPTNHLDAASVGWLEKYLAAFKGTVVAITHDRYFLDNVAGWILEIERGRCLPFEGNYSAWLEAKSARLALEEKQESKRQKTMKQELEWARSTPKARATKNKARLERFQQMQDTKVDIADETAEIQIAPGPPLGDLVVEAEGVRKAYGDKLLYDDLTFRLPRGGIVGVIGPNGTGKTTLFRMITGQEQPDSGTLRIGQKVKLAYVDQSRADLDPTKSVYEEISGGHDVLELGGGQKMHARSYASKFNFKGPDQQQLVGTLSGGQRNRVHLAKLLRSGGNLLLLDEPSNDLDVDTLRSLEEALLTFRGCVMVSSHDRWFLDRIATHILAFEGDSKTTWFEGNYDLYERMKKERDGDVGPTRTKFQKIAV, encoded by the coding sequence ATGAGCCAGCAGTACATCTACCAGATCGAGAACCTGACCAAGGTTTACGACGATAAAGAGGTGCTGAAGGACGTCAGCCTCGCCTTCTATCCGGGGGCGAAGATTGGCGTGCTGGGCGTCAACGGGGCCGGCAAGAGCACCCTGCTGCGGATCATGTCCGGCGAGGACCGCGACTTCGACGGCGAAGCCGGGCTGATGATGAAGGACGTCACGGTCGGCTACTTCAAGCAGGAGCCGGACCTCGACGGCTCCCTGACCGTCGCCGAGACCATCGAACAGGCCGTCGCCGAACAGCGGGCCGTGCTGGATCGGTTCAACGACCTCAACATGAAGCTGGGCGAGGACCTCTCCCCGAAGGAGATGGAAAAGACCCTCAAGGAGCTGGATCAGGTCCAGACTCGCATCGACGCGGAAAACCTCTGGGAGATCGACCGCAGCCTCGATATGGCCAAGGACGCCCTCCGCGTCCCGCCGGACGACGCCCTGATCGAACCGCTGTCGGGCGGCGAGAAGCGGCGGGTCTACCTCGCCCAACTGCTGCTTTCCTCGCCGGATCTGCTGCTCCTCGACGAACCGACGAACCACCTCGACGCCGCCTCGGTGGGTTGGCTCGAGAAGTACCTCGCGGCCTTCAAGGGGACGGTCGTGGCGATCACCCACGACCGCTACTTCCTCGACAACGTCGCCGGCTGGATCTTGGAGATCGAACGCGGCCGCTGCCTGCCGTTCGAGGGCAACTACTCCGCCTGGCTGGAAGCGAAGTCCGCCCGCCTCGCCCTGGAGGAAAAACAGGAGTCGAAGCGTCAGAAGACGATGAAGCAGGAGTTGGAGTGGGCCCGCAGCACGCCGAAGGCCCGGGCCACCAAGAACAAGGCCCGGCTGGAGCGCTTCCAGCAGATGCAGGACACCAAGGTCGACATCGCCGACGAAACGGCGGAGATCCAGATCGCCCCCGGCCCGCCGCTGGGCGACCTGGTGGTGGAGGCCGAGGGCGTGCGGAAGGCCTACGGCGACAAGCTGCTGTACGACGACCTCACCTTCCGCCTGCCCCGCGGCGGCATCGTGGGCGTGATCGGGCCGAACGGCACCGGCAAGACCACGCTGTTCCGCATGATCACCGGGCAGGAGCAGCCGGATTCCGGCACCCTGCGGATCGGCCAGAAGGTGAAGCTCGCCTACGTCGACCAGAGCCGCGCCGACCTCGACCCGACCAAAAGCGTCTACGAGGAGATCAGCGGCGGACACGACGTCCTGGAATTGGGCGGCGGCCAGAAGATGCACGCCCGCTCCTACGCCAGTAAGTTCAACTTCAAGGGCCCGGACCAGCAGCAACTGGTCGGCACGCTCTCCGGCGGGCAGCGGAACCGGGTCCACCTCGCCAAGCTGCTGCGGAGCGGCGGCAACCTGCTGCTCCTCGACGAACCGTCGAACGACCTGGACGTGGACACCCTGCGGTCGCTGGAGGAAGCCCTCCTCACGTTCCGCGGCTGCGTGATGGTCTCCAGCCACGACCGCTGGTTCCTCGACCGCATCGCCACGCACATCCTCGCCTTCGAGGGCGACAGCAAAACGACCTGGTTCGAGGGGAACTACGACCTCTACGAGCGGATGAAGAAGGAGCGGGACGGCGACGTTGGCCCGACGCGCACCAAGTTCCAGAAGATCGCCGTGTAG